One genomic region from Microcoleus sp. FACHB-672 encodes:
- a CDS encoding Fur family transcriptional regulator: MKQIRSLEDALNRCQTLGMRLSRQRRFILELLWQAQEHLSAREIYDRLNHQGKAIGHTSVYQNLEALSTQGIIECIERSDGRLYGNISDSHSHVNCLDTNQIMDVHVELPEELIDQLEKQTGVRITEYRIDFYGYRSAPARSSADT, from the coding sequence GTGAAACAAATTCGCTCATTAGAAGATGCTCTGAATCGCTGTCAGACGCTAGGAATGCGTCTGAGCCGGCAGCGCCGCTTCATTCTGGAACTCCTGTGGCAGGCGCAAGAACACCTGTCAGCACGAGAGATTTATGACCGATTAAATCACCAAGGCAAAGCCATTGGTCATACCTCGGTGTACCAGAATTTAGAGGCGCTATCAACTCAGGGCATCATCGAGTGTATAGAGCGCTCTGACGGTCGTTTATATGGCAATATCAGTGACTCCCACAGTCACGTCAACTGTTTGGATACCAATCAGATTATGGACGTACACGTGGAACTCCCTGAAGAGTTAATTGATCAACTTGAAAAACAAACAGGCGTGCGGATAACTGAGTATCGGATAGACTTTTACGGATATCGCTCAGCGCCGGCTCGCTCGTCAGCAGACACCTAG
- a CDS encoding glycosyltransferase family 9 protein: MRILALVPGGIGDQILFFPTLDDLKRSYPDAQIDVIVEPRAKGAYRVCKFFHDKSLQLTAFDFKDRNGLADWGNLLGIMRDREYEAVLSLGQRPSVGLLLWLTGIPQRIGYAGIGSPFLTNPVSLKTEQYAAQMYHDLLRGFGITTPCPELAVTLLKEDIQWAEQEQKKLGIQESGYVIVHGGSSQMALSKGLDKIYPAANWQQIIQDLQQRQPQLPVVVIQGPEDEALITQLVQSNPNLKLTVPADIGKLAAMIAGANLMLCTDSAPMHLAVAVQTYTIALFGPTDPQKLLPANDKFIGIKSPTGKMGDISPKVVLDKVWGS, encoded by the coding sequence ATGCGAATACTGGCACTTGTCCCCGGTGGAATTGGCGACCAAATACTCTTTTTCCCCACGCTGGACGACCTGAAGCGGTCTTACCCCGACGCTCAAATTGACGTGATTGTAGAACCTCGTGCAAAAGGGGCCTACCGCGTTTGCAAGTTTTTCCACGACAAGTCTCTTCAGCTAACTGCGTTCGACTTTAAAGATCGCAATGGACTGGCTGATTGGGGAAACCTGCTGGGCATTATGCGTGATCGCGAGTACGAAGCTGTGCTGTCTTTGGGACAGCGCCCCAGTGTGGGGCTACTGCTTTGGCTGACGGGAATTCCCCAGCGCATCGGCTACGCCGGCATCGGCAGTCCGTTTCTCACCAATCCTGTTTCTCTCAAAACTGAGCAATATGCAGCCCAGATGTATCACGATCTGCTGCGAGGGTTCGGCATTACCACTCCTTGTCCAGAGTTGGCTGTAACTTTGCTCAAGGAGGATATACAGTGGGCGGAACAGGAACAGAAAAAGCTGGGAATTCAGGAAAGTGGCTATGTGATCGTTCACGGCGGTTCTAGCCAAATGGCCCTATCGAAAGGTCTTGACAAAATCTATCCCGCCGCAAATTGGCAGCAGATTATTCAGGATTTGCAGCAGCGACAGCCGCAGTTGCCGGTGGTGGTGATTCAAGGGCCTGAGGATGAGGCGTTGATTACCCAGCTGGTACAGTCAAATCCGAATCTTAAACTGACTGTTCCGGCGGATATTGGAAAGTTGGCGGCGATGATTGCCGGCGCAAATTTGATGCTGTGTACCGACAGCGCACCGATGCACCTGGCTGTAGCCGTTCAAACTTATACGATTGCCCTGTTTGGCCCCACCGATCCGCAGAAATTGCTGCCGGCTAACGATAAATTTATCGGCATCAAATCTCCGACCGGCAAAATGGGGGATATTTCCCCGAAAGTGGTGCTGGATAAAGTTTGGGGAAGCTAG
- a CDS encoding peptidoglycan DD-metalloendopeptidase family protein, giving the protein MEHATPGFSDASHKDRPSAALIGLAISMGASSLIVPQQGDAAYATEPAAPELTRVVLYTPDFIPASDSRKPQEELAATELTPTVSVRNSFNADVQVKFKDLIQSSGKLAERSALKTVTPRVAGKTESPATVIPATAITAQPAPAVMTVPVLEVARNIVLHKVQPGETLSSIASVYGVSLTDLIKFNELSDPSRLEINQTLSIPQTSAIRSDFSETASDESSNQSVAGTTLAASSPSVASRYANSFASQSEQPNQKYVENLRADLMRLREKYQTHKDKHPTHLPIQEAQNAEQPMVVPVQRNRSVAASRFSANTNTSQAQIQKLRQQQRELASKTQSSSWQTAAAESSIEPQQIAKASLGSEVYESLMNPLMNSPQLPPLNSPDTYLPKSPAYFNGYNWPAQGVLTSGYGWRWGRMHAGIDIAGAIGTPIMAAASGVVTYAGWDEGGYGNLVEIKHPDGSMTRYAHNDRILVRQGQQVEQGEQISEMGSTGFSTGPHLHFEIHQPGGGAENPMAYLPPA; this is encoded by the coding sequence GTGGAACACGCTACGCCAGGTTTTTCAGATGCCAGTCATAAAGATCGTCCTTCAGCGGCTTTAATTGGATTGGCAATTTCAATGGGGGCGTCTAGCCTAATCGTGCCTCAACAAGGTGATGCTGCTTATGCAACTGAGCCGGCAGCGCCCGAACTCACACGGGTTGTACTTTACACACCCGACTTTATTCCCGCCTCTGACAGTCGTAAACCTCAAGAGGAACTGGCAGCCACAGAGTTAACCCCAACAGTCTCCGTCAGGAACTCTTTCAATGCCGATGTTCAGGTGAAGTTTAAAGATTTGATACAGTCTTCTGGGAAACTAGCAGAGAGATCGGCTCTAAAAACTGTAACGCCAAGGGTTGCCGGCAAGACTGAATCTCCAGCTACAGTTATTCCTGCTACTGCCATCACTGCTCAACCAGCACCAGCAGTGATGACAGTACCCGTCCTCGAGGTAGCCCGCAATATCGTGCTTCACAAAGTACAGCCCGGAGAAACACTCTCGTCCATCGCCAGCGTCTATGGGGTTTCTTTAACAGACCTGATCAAGTTTAATGAGTTAAGCGATCCGAGCCGGCTCGAAATTAATCAAACTCTCAGCATTCCTCAAACGAGTGCGATTCGTTCTGACTTTTCAGAAACAGCCTCTGATGAAAGTAGTAATCAATCTGTAGCCGGCACAACTTTAGCAGCAAGTTCGCCTTCTGTTGCCAGCCGGTATGCAAACTCTTTCGCCTCCCAAAGCGAACAACCCAATCAGAAATACGTTGAGAATTTAAGAGCGGATCTGATGAGGCTTCGGGAAAAGTATCAGACTCATAAAGATAAACATCCAACCCATCTGCCGATACAAGAAGCGCAGAATGCTGAACAGCCGATGGTAGTGCCGGTACAGAGAAATCGCTCGGTAGCCGCCTCTCGTTTCTCTGCAAACACCAACACCTCGCAGGCGCAGATTCAAAAGCTGCGGCAACAACAGCGGGAACTTGCATCTAAAACTCAAAGTAGCAGTTGGCAAACAGCAGCCGCTGAATCGAGCATTGAACCGCAACAGATTGCAAAAGCATCTCTTGGTTCCGAAGTGTACGAATCATTAATGAACCCCTTAATGAATTCGCCACAGTTACCGCCGCTCAATTCCCCAGACACATATTTACCAAAAAGTCCAGCTTATTTTAATGGATATAACTGGCCGGCTCAGGGAGTTTTAACTTCAGGCTATGGCTGGCGCTGGGGGCGGATGCACGCCGGCATTGACATTGCTGGTGCGATTGGGACACCCATTATGGCGGCGGCTTCTGGGGTTGTTACTTATGCCGGTTGGGATGAAGGTGGCTACGGCAATTTAGTGGAGATTAAACATCCTGATGGCAGTATGACTCGCTACGCTCACAACGACCGGATTTTAGTCCGCCAAGGTCAGCAAGTTGAGCAAGGTGAGCAAATTTCTGAAATGGGTAGCACCGGCTTCAGTACCGGCCCTCACTTGCACTTTGAAATTCACCAGCCTGGCGGTGGAGCGGAGAACCCGATGGCTTATTTGCCGCCGGCGTAA
- a CDS encoding CRR6 family NdhI maturation factor, giving the protein MAITIPLNLECLQQLDLSPAQTAIDSLLQLPALSADGQLRFEIDYPREPEDPRELSEIPELRLWFIRLDARYPWLPLLLDWKAGELARYVAMLVPHQFHRTEGIQFNPEALEIFLMQKIFASADWLHRQGVPSKSKLMSMAQTLGYDLDESLFDLISNPNS; this is encoded by the coding sequence ATGGCCATCACCATCCCGCTTAATTTGGAGTGCTTGCAGCAGTTGGATCTGTCGCCGGCTCAAACTGCGATTGACTCATTGCTCCAGTTGCCAGCGCTTTCGGCTGATGGGCAGCTGCGCTTTGAAATTGACTATCCCAGAGAACCGGAAGATCCGCGAGAACTTTCAGAAATCCCTGAATTGCGACTGTGGTTTATTCGCTTAGACGCTCGCTATCCCTGGTTGCCGCTGTTGCTAGATTGGAAAGCCGGTGAGTTAGCCCGTTATGTGGCAATGCTGGTGCCCCACCAGTTCCACCGCACTGAGGGAATTCAGTTTAACCCAGAAGCTTTAGAAATTTTCTTAATGCAGAAAATTTTTGCAAGCGCCGACTGGTTGCACCGGCAGGGTGTCCCCAGCAAATCTAAGTTGATGTCAATGGCTCAGACGCTCGGCTATGATTTGGACGAGTCATTATTTGACTTAATTAGCAATCCAAATTCTTGA
- a CDS encoding D-glycero-alpha-D-manno-heptose-1,7-bisphosphate 7-phosphatase — MDKAQRTAVFLDRDGVLNVEAGYLYRVEDLHLIAGVAEAVRRLNDRQIFCCLVSNQSGPARGYYPADHVDALHRRLCQLLESEAGARLDALYYCPYLSAPEGGTHPEFTRWSTWRKPNTGMLVAAAWEHNLDLSQSFMVGDKATDVDMAHNVGCTGILVQTGFGERVLAGDYQHHTKPDYIAPNLPIAVEWILNRICT; from the coding sequence ATGGACAAAGCACAAAGGACAGCGGTATTTCTTGACCGGGATGGTGTGTTGAATGTGGAAGCCGGCTATCTCTACCGGGTGGAGGATCTGCATTTAATTGCCGGTGTTGCTGAGGCGGTGCGCCGGTTAAACGACCGGCAAATCTTTTGCTGTTTAGTTTCCAATCAATCTGGCCCAGCGCGGGGCTACTACCCGGCAGATCATGTGGACGCCTTACACCGGCGTCTTTGCCAACTACTGGAATCTGAAGCTGGTGCTCGACTAGATGCGCTCTATTACTGTCCTTACTTGAGCGCACCGGAAGGCGGCACCCATCCAGAGTTTACCCGGTGGAGCACTTGGCGCAAACCCAATACAGGGATGCTTGTCGCTGCCGCGTGGGAGCATAATTTGGATCTGAGTCAGAGTTTTATGGTGGGCGACAAGGCGACTGATGTTGATATGGCCCACAATGTCGGCTGTACTGGTATTTTGGTGCAAACCGGCTTTGGGGAACGCGTGCTTGCCGGCGACTACCAGCACCACACGAAACCCGACTACATCGCCCCAAATTTACCCATTGCCGTTGAATGGATTTTAAATCGTATTTGCACTTAG